The Corynebacterium mycetoides genome includes the window CCGCGTAGTGGGAGGCGCCGCGGGCTGGTGCAGGGTCGTAGACGGTGACCGAATGGCCGCGATCTGCCAGGGTTAAGGCGGTGCTCAACCCGATGATTCCCGCGCCGATGACGGCGGTTGGCGTGCCAGACATGGTTCCATTGTTCCACACGAGGGGGGCGGAATCCGGCTCGCGCCCGAGCGCGCGAGGTTGGAGTTTACGTAGGGTTGAAAGGTGTAACGCAATCGCCAACACGTAAATCTTGAGGAGGATTTCATGTTCACCAGGTCTCGCAACGATGTGGAAAAGGTTGAGTGGGGCGGAGGGACCTCCGAGCGCGTGCTCACCGCGAAGGACAATATGGGTTTCGCGGTGGCGCACACCGTGGTGCGCGCGGGCACCGAGTCCAAGCTGCAGTACCGCAACCACCTGGAGGCGTGCTACTGCATCGGCGGCTCCGGTGAGGTTGAAGACACCGAGGGCAACATCTACCCGATCACGCCGGGCACCATCTACGTGCTCGACGAGCACGACGCCCACTACCTGCGCGGCGGCAAGGACGAGGATCTGATCCTGGTCAGCATCTTCAACCCGGCGATCACCGGCGACGAGAAGCACACCTTAAGCGAGGACGGGTTCAGCTCCTACTAAAGGCATCTCTGTGAGGCGCTAGGGAGACAGGTAGTGAAATGCACCCCGCGGGGTAGCGCGACAGTACTAAGCTGTCACCAACGTGATGTAACTCACATTCATAGGCGGATTCGAGGTACGCGATGTCCACTGTTGAAACCACCACAGCGCCACAGCGTAAGTCCGGCATGTTTGGGCCGGGGCTGCTCATCGCGGCATCGTTCATCGGCCCGGGTACGGTCACCACAGCCACGGTGACCGGCGCGAGCTACGGCTACGCGCTCGTCTGGGCGATTGTTTTCTCCATCGTGGCAACGATCATCCTGCAGGAAATGTCTGTGCGTCTCGGACTCGCGGCTCGCCTCAGCACCGGCGAAGCGCTGCGCCAGACGTTTAATTCGCAGATTGTGAAGTGGCTGATGATCGTCCTGGTCGTTTCCGCGATCGGAATCGGCGGCGCTGCGTACGCCGGGGGCGACACGACGGGAACCTCGCTCGCGATCGCCAGCGTGACGGGGTGGTCGCAAGTGCTGCTCTCCGTCGGGGTGGCCGCGGTGGTGCTGGCCTTGCTGCTTTCGGGAAGCTACGCGCTTTTGGAAAAGGTGATGACGGTACTCGTGGGCATCCTGGCGCTGACCTTCGTGATCACGGCCATCAGTGTGGGGCCCGACCTCGGGGACATGCTGCGCTCCACCTTCATGCCCAGCGTGCCGGACGGCGCTGTTCTCTCCGCGGTCGCGCTTATCGGCACGACGGTCGTTCCCTACAACGTCTTCTTGCACTCCAACCTGGTGCAGGAAAAGTGGGGAGACGAGCCGCGGGACCCCGCACTGAAGAAGGCGCGGATAGACAACGTTGTTTCCATCAGCCTCGGTGGTTTGATCACGCTGGCGATCGTCGCAACGGCCGCTGCGACGATGTTTGCGCAAGGACTTCAGGCGGAATCCGCCGCCGACCTCGCCGAGCCGCTTCGCCCGATGCTTGGCGACGCCGCCCCGTGGCTGCTCGCAATCGGCCTGTTCGCCGCGGGCATGACCTCCGCTGTCGCCGGTCCAATGGGCGCGGCGTACGCGATCTGCGGCGTCATGGGCTGGCCCACGGACATGAAGAGCCAGCGCTTCCGCGCCATCGTGGTGGTCGTGGTCCTGTGCGGCGCGGCGATCGCGATCTCCGGGTTCAACCCGATCCAGGTCATCATCCTCGCCCAGGCCGCGAACGGCATCTTGTTGCCCGTCATCGCGTTTTTCCTTCTGATCACGATGAACAACAAGCGTCTGCTGGGCGAGCACGCGAACTCGCTGGTGGGAAACATCGTCGGCGGGCTGATCTTCCTGATCACACTCGTCCTCGGCGGTCTATCGCTCGCCGACCTGTTCTAACTGTCAGCGCCGCAGCCGCATCATCACGTGCGGGATGCCGGCATCAAGGAATTCCTCGCCCTCGGCGACGAAGCCGAAGCCGGTGTAGTAACCCACCAGCCCGGATTGGGCCTCGATAACAAGGCCGCCGGAGAATCGCTGGGTGTAGGCGATGCCGGTGCGCACGATCTCATGGCCGAGGCCCGTGCCACGCGCAGCTGGGGCAACGACGAAGCGGCCGAACCGGCTGCCGGAGTCGGTGGGAAACACCCGTGCGCACCCGAGCAGCTCGGCCGGATCCTCATCCGACCACGCCAGAAGGTGGCGGGTGTCCGGGTGCGCGTCAATGTCGTCGATCTCAGCAAACGGGCACTGCTGCTCGACGACGAACACGTCAACGCGAAGCTTGAACAGGGCATGGGTCTGCAGAGCGGTAAGCTGCGCCAGCGGCGAGATCGCAATCATGGCCCCAAGCTTAGGCGCGGGAGAGGTAGCCGGTCTTAATCTGGGTAAAGCGCACGACGGCTGAGGTCAGAGCCAGGGCGGCGAGCACGAGCAGGGGCACCGTCGGCCCGGCCAGCGGCTCCAGCCACTGCAACAGCGGCGGCAGGGCGAATCCGATGTAAGTGCCCACGTAGTAAATGCCGAGGACGCGGCCGCGCGCGTGGAGGGGAGCGTATGTGTCGACGTCGAGAAGCCCGTCGCGCAGGCACAAACCGTACGCCGCACCCAACGCGATAGTCGCTGCGACGAAGGCTGCGAGCGTGGGGTTGGTTCCAGCGAAGCCGGCAATCGCCAGTACCGTCGCGGAGCACAGCGCGCCGATGACGCCGGCGCGCGGGCCCCAGTCGAAGCGCCTGCCCAGAGCCTGGAGCACAAGCGCGGTGCCGAAACCGAGAACGGCGGCGATTCCCGGCATGAACACCCCGGTAGGGAAGTAGTGGGCGACGCGAGCGGCGAGCCCGACAACCGCGGTAGTGATGGAGGCGAAGACCCACACTGCCACCGGCAATGCCGTCGCCAGCGCCTTGGTGGATGAGCGCTGCGCCGGTGCCGCGGCGGGCGCTGGTGCGGGGCCGTCGGGGCCCTGGGTTACCGCGTGGTGGGGTGTGTCGCCGATGACCAGGGAGACCACGATGGCCAGCAGCGACAGAGCGAATTTCACCGCGTAGAGCTCCCAAATCCGCGACTGGGCATAGGCGAAAATTCCGGAGAAGATCGGCCCGAGGGCGAAGCCGGAGGTCAAAAAGATGCCGGCGAGGGTCGCACCTTGCGCGCCGCGGAGCCTCGCCGCCCACGCCGTTCCCGCGCTCACGACAAGTCCGACGCCGAGCCCGACGACGAAGCGGCCCGACAGCAGGGCGGCGGCGCTGTGCGAGAAGGCAAGGCCCAGGTTTCCGAGCGCGGAGACGATCGTGCCCGCAATGACAATCGGGCGGCCTCCGAAGCGGTCGGCGAGGATCCCGCCGGCCAGAAGGCACGGAAACAGACCGGCTGCGTAGATTCCGTAGGCGCCGTTGACCAGCAGCGGCTCGAGGTGCGCGCGCTCTTTAAGGGCCACGAGAACGGCCGCGAAGTGGTTCGCGGCCCATCCTGCCGTGACGAGGAAAAAGATGACGTGTAGAAACTTTGCGGCTGGACATGGGATTAATCTGCTGCGCCGCGTTCGAACTCGGAGAGTACGCGCGCCACGTAGGCGCCGGTGTCCTCGGCGTTCATGATGCCGCGCACCAGAGCGAGCCGTCGACGCCGGTGGAGGCGAGCTCGGCGGCGTCGTCGACCGTGACATCGCCGATGGCTACGACGGGCACGAGGGACTCGGCGACGAGGGGCGGTAGCCGTCGACACCGAGTAGCGGCCGGCCCGAGTCCTTCGTCGGGGTGGCGCGAAACGGCCCGGCCCCGACGTAGTCGATGTCTCCAGCTAGTTCATTGGCGCGCGCACGAGCTGAAGCGTCCCCGTGGTCAGTCCGATGATCGCTTCCGGGCCGAGTAGCCGCCGGGCAACGCGGACGTCGAGGTCGTCTTGGCCGAGGTGGACGCCGTGAACACCCTCGTCGCACAGGGCGAGCGCGACGTCGACGCGGTCGTCGATAAGCACGCGCGTGGCGGGGTTGGCCTCGCGCACCGCGCGGGCGACCTCGCGGCCGAGGGTGTAGAGCTCGCGCGCGGAGATGGGTTTGCTGCGCACCTGGATGACACCGGCTCCGGCGCGCGCGGCGTCTCGCGCGCGGGCGACGATGTCGCGCTCGCTACCGCTCCCGGTGACAAAGTAACAGCGCAGGTCGAGCTCGCACTTAAGCATGTGCGGGCCTCGGTTCGATCGCGCCGGTGCGCCCGTAGGCGATGCGGCGGTGAACCCACTCGAACGGGCCGGGGTGCGGGTGGCCTCGAGGACGGAGGCAAAAAGCAGCGTGATCAGCAGACGAGCAGGCCCACCCCGAGCTTGCCGGTGACGTTCCGTCCAGGCCGAGCCCGAACCCGAACGGAGAAGCGAGGATGATGAACAGCAGCGATTGCGCGAGGTAGCCCGACATGGAGCGCTTGCCCAGCGCGATGAGGGGGTAGGCCCAGCGGGGCGCCGCGTGCGCCTGGGCGGCGCGCTTTTGCATCCCGTTTGTCGCCAGCGCGAACGCGGCGAGGATTCCGGGGCCGGTGAACGGCCCCCAGGACTGGTGAGGATCCAGAAGAACTCCTCGAGGCCCGGGTCGATCACCCGATCGCCGCGAGACCCCACGGAAGCCCGAGCAGCAGGGTGATCGCCACGGCGACATAGACCCATTGCCGCAGAATAGCGCGATGCTTATCGACGTTCACCAGGTAACCCTCCGTCGCCCAGACGTAGCCGATGATGCTCAGCCCGCGAGAGAACCGACGCGAAGGGGATCGAAGTGAGCATCAGCATCGCCGCGGAAAAGTTGGCGCTGAAATAGTCACCCACGGTTAACAGCTCCGTGGTGGGGGCGCGCATATCGGGCAGGGCCCCGGGCTCGAAGAAGTACACAGCAAAAGCGCCGGCGGTGCCGGTAACGGCGAAAAGAATCCAGCAAGATGTAGGCGATCAGGCGCAGCCACTTCGCGCTGACGGTGAACAGTAGAGCCATGAGCACGCCGATGAGCCCATAGGTGAGCATGATGTCGCCGTAGAAAAGCGCGAGCATGTGGATTAGCCCCAGCGCAGCGAGGGTGCCGTAGCGGCGCAGAAGCACCCGGCGCGCGTCGCGCAGCGGGTAGTGCTTGCGGTACAGGCTCGCCACCACGAGCCCGAAGCCGAAGCCGGCAGCGTGGAAAACATCGGCAGGCCGCGCACGTGAACGAACATTGCGGAGAACACGGCGAAGAAGGCGTCCACCCGCTCGAGGGGTCGACGCCGCCGAGGGTGTCTCCTGGGCGCCGCGCTGGAGGTGCCGGTGGTGACCAGGCTTGGACCGAGTTGGCTGCGGCGATGCCAGCAGGGAGACGCCGCGGGCGATGTCGGGGAGGAGCAGCCTCTGCTTCGCGGGTGTTTTGTCCATGCCCATAACCTACTCGGGTGGCTTACTCGGGGAGGTAGACCTGCGAGCCGTGTTCGCGGAAAACATGCGCCATGTGCTGCTCGCCGAGGACGGCGTCGACGGTGGGCATGCCCAGGGATTCGATGGTGTCGCCGAACTCGTCCCGGATGTCCTGGGAGATCCGCATCGAGCAGAACTTCGGCCCGCACATGGAGCAGAAGTGCGCGGTCTTGGCCGGTTCGGCGGGCAGGGTCTCGTCGTGGTAGGCGCGCGCGGTATCCGGGTCGAGGGAGAGCGCGAACTGGTCCTCCCAGCGGAATTCGAAGCGGGCCTTGCTCATCGCGTCGTCCCAGTCCCGGGCGCCCGGATGCCCCTTCGCCACGTCGGCGGCGTGCGCGGCGATCTTGTAGGTGATCACGCCCGTCTTCACGTCGTCCTTGTTCGGCAGGCCGAGGTGCTCCTTCGGGGTGACATAGCACAGCATCGCGGTGCCGCCCGCGGCGATGTTGGCCGCACCGATCGCGGAGGTGATGTGGTCATACCCCGGGGCGATGTCGGTGACTAGGGGGCCAAGCGTGTAGAAGGGCGCCCCGCCGCACCACTCCTTTTCCTTGTCGTTGTTGATCTGGATCATGTCCAGCGGCACGTGGCCGGGGCCCTCGATCATCACCTGGACGTCGAAATCCCAGGCGCGGTGGCACAGCTCGCCGATGGTCTTCAGCTCGGCGAATTGGGCGGCGTCGTTGGCGTCGGCCACCGAGCCGGGACGCAGTCCGTCGCCGAGCGAGAAGGCGACGTCGTAGGCCGCGAAGATCTCGCAGAGCTCGTCGAAGTTCTCGTAAAGGAAGGACTCCTTGTGGTGGGCGAGGCACCAGCCGGCCATAATCGAGCCGCCGCGGGAGACGATGCCCGTGACGCG containing:
- a CDS encoding GNAT family N-acetyltransferase — translated: MIAISPLAQLTALQTHALFKLRVDVFVVEQQCPFAEIDDIDAHPDTRHLLAWSDEDPAELLGCARVFPTDSGSRFGRFVVAPAARGTGLGHEIVRTGIAYTQRFSGGLVIEAQSGLVGYYTGFGFVAEGEEFLDAGIPHVMMRLRR
- a CDS encoding DUF418 domain-containing protein: MQKRAAQAHAAPRWAYPLIALGKRSMSGYLAQSLLFIILASPFGFGLGLDGTSPASSGWACSSADHAAFCLRPRGHPHPGPFEWVHRRIAYGRTGAIEPRPAHA
- a CDS encoding ectoine synthase, translated to MFTRSRNDVEKVEWGGGTSERVLTAKDNMGFAVAHTVVRAGTESKLQYRNHLEACYCIGGSGEVEDTEGNIYPITPGTIYVLDEHDAHYLRGGKDEDLILVSIFNPAITGDEKHTLSEDGFSSY
- the thiC gene encoding phosphomethylpyrimidine synthase ThiC, with product RNSPVPIGTVPIYQALEKVGGIAEDLTWDIFRDTVIEQCEQGVDYMTIHAGVRLPFVPLTTRRVTGIVSRGGSIMAGWCLAHHKESFLYENFDELCEIFAAYDVAFSLGDGLRPGSVADANDAAQFAELKTIGELCHRAWDFDVQVMIEGPGHVPLDMIQINNDKEKEWCGGAPFYTLGPLVTDIAPGYDHITSAIGAANIAAGGTAMLCYVTPKEHLGLPNKDDVKTGVITYKIAAHAADVAKGHPGARDWDDAMSKARFEFRWEDQFALSLDPDTARAYHDETLPAEPAKTAHFCSMCGPKFCSMRISQDIRDEFGDTIESLGMPTVDAVLGEQHMAHVFREHGSQVYLPE
- a CDS encoding DUF418 domain-containing protein → MDKTPAKQRLLLPDIARGVSLLASPQPTRSKPGHHRHLQRGAQETPSAASTPRAGGRLLRRVLRNVRSRARPADVFHAAGFGFGLVVASLYRKHYPLRDARRVLLRRYGTLAALGLIHMLALFYGDIMLTYGLIGVLMALLFTVSAKWLRLIAYILLDSFRRYRHRRRFCCVLLRARGPARYARPHHGAVNRG
- a CDS encoding Nramp family divalent metal transporter, producing the protein MSTVETTTAPQRKSGMFGPGLLIAASFIGPGTVTTATVTGASYGYALVWAIVFSIVATIILQEMSVRLGLAARLSTGEALRQTFNSQIVKWLMIVLVVSAIGIGGAAYAGGDTTGTSLAIASVTGWSQVLLSVGVAAVVLALLLSGSYALLEKVMTVLVGILALTFVITAISVGPDLGDMLRSTFMPSVPDGAVLSAVALIGTTVVPYNVFLHSNLVQEKWGDEPRDPALKKARIDNVVSISLGGLITLAIVATAAATMFAQGLQAESAADLAEPLRPMLGDAAPWLLAIGLFAAGMTSAVAGPMGAAYAICGVMGWPTDMKSQRFRAIVVVVVLCGAAIAISGFNPIQVIILAQAANGILLPVIAFFLLITMNNKRLLGEHANSLVGNIVGGLIFLITLVLGGLSLADLF
- a CDS encoding MFS transporter, which produces MPCPAAKFLHVIFFLVTAGWAANHFAAVLVALKERAHLEPLLVNGAYGIYAAGLFPCLLAGGILADRFGGRPIVIAGTIVSALGNLGLAFSHSAAALLSGRFVVGLGVGLVVSAGTAWAARLRGAQGATLAGIFLTSGFALGPIFSGIFAYAQSRIWELYAVKFALSLLAIVVSLVIGDTPHHAVTQGPDGPAPAPAAAPAQRSSTKALATALPVAVWVFASITTAVVGLAARVAHYFPTGVFMPGIAAVLGFGTALVLQALGRRFDWGPRAGVIGALCSATVLAIAGFAGTNPTLAAFVAATIALGAAYGLCLRDGLLDVDTYAPLHARGRVLGIYYVGTYIGFALPPLLQWLEPLAGPTVPLLVLAALALTSAVVRFTQIKTGYLSRA